The uncultured Bacteroides sp. DNA segment CCGATTCGAAAGCTTCTATCACTCCATCGGTAGCTCGGGCCGTAACTTTGAATCCGGGAGCTACATCCTTCACTGCCTGATGATGAAAGCTGTTTACCTGCAAAGAGTCCTGTCCACTGATGCGGGCAAGGTACGATTTTGGAGTTACATAGATGGTATGTGTGCCAATAGCCTTTGGCAATGATTGCCGATGCGCAACATTCTTCACATCGTATTCCGAGGGTAAGTCCTGATAAAGCGTTCCGCCAAAGTAAACATTAATGGCCTGCATGCCGCGACAAATGCCCACAAGAGGAATATGTTGCGTCACAGTCAGCTTGATCACAGCCATATCAAACGAGTCACGAGGGAGGTTCACTGCCCCAAGCTTTGGAGAAGGCTTTTCACGATAGCGTGCCGGATCCACATCTTCACCTCCGGGTAAGATGACCGCATCCAACGTTCCTATCAGTTTCTTCAAACGGGCTTCATCTTCCATAAAAGGAATTAATACCGGAATGTTTCCGGCTCGCAACACAGCATCAATATAGGCTCGAGGCACACTCGTTTCACCATTGTAATATGTATCTGCAATACCAATCAAGCGATTATCCTGAGCAAGAGCATTCGCCAAACTGACGAACACCAAGCTCACTAATAAAATTATTTTTTTCATCTTTACCTAAATTTAGAGAGACATAGACAATACATTCCTTTCGGTTACAATGTTAGTGAAATTCTTCCAAATACATAGCGCCCGT contains these protein-coding regions:
- a CDS encoding gamma-glutamyl-gamma-aminobutyrate hydrolase family protein; amino-acid sequence: MKKIILLVSLVFVSLANALAQDNRLIGIADTYYNGETSVPRAYIDAVLRAGNIPVLIPFMEDEARLKKLIGTLDAVILPGGEDVDPARYREKPSPKLGAVNLPRDSFDMAVIKLTVTQHIPLVGICRGMQAINVYFGGTLYQDLPSEYDVKNVAHRQSLPKAIGTHTIYVTPKSYLARISGQDSLQVNSFHHQAVKDVAPGFKVTARATDGVIEAFESEKYGVIAVQFHPEGLVMGNDSAMVQFFRSIPVKQ